The following coding sequences are from one Stigmatopora nigra isolate UIUO_SnigA chromosome 10, RoL_Snig_1.1, whole genome shotgun sequence window:
- the cast gene encoding calpastatin: MLETCCESTVPPAADRQTLTYKHTPVPLDNMGQILSWIRGPRETPTLQDVAVEQQSQPKQATPRPAAQVSTGTASQFEKASSGSTMASKPGGVTTLKGGISGSTSIGTAGQGVPNVKPQTAPVSTVKSSFAASGTAATTASAANAAISTSKGSPNNTAKVQVEVPRTVETIRVKEGPEVDPFDALASILPPVDPVTPREPIFTGPEVKEHDATSEEAPKCGEREDTLPPEYRFENMAKLPTDVKPKDVPKPLSTEEALDSLSAGFMTSTVPTAPKLQEKDHAAASSVAPCCIAPPLKQKTDTPAPKPCVAVCPPADKKAKMEVDNFTLSAGISATPFKKITPVAPPTAVKELQVAKDSFSDLSLNAAFDTKSKADEGGVMSPGALSALGDMLAAPEPTPEPILNPKDIVSEDKHKEEDAVRVGERDDSIAPDYRFNKEELKKLPAPKPQPTLNTSEALDILSEDMLSSSAAPTQKADVSAFVPTVSVCSPPLNSSLGGSLPLDALSALSDTLPEDEPKLELPKLRPEDIVSEKKHKEEDAVLVGERDDSIAPEYRFNEEELKKLPAPKPQPTMNTNEALDLLSGDFMNFSDAPAQPAEVLLTSTKSAGVHAPLPPSTIKKPQVSDCPPLLAPQGNVKTDERDYMSLDALGALSDTLAAPEPLPEPPKLRPEDIVSEDKHKEEDAVLVGEREDSIPQEYRFNLDELKNLPAPKPDPKINTTEALDILSGDFLTSSAAPVVSSSAAPAPAYADFCLDALAAEFVPSSAAPTVKSAASTFTETSSELSSGASSALDALSESLITEITPAPQPAPISAKDLVKEKKAVEERLIKMGERDDSLPPEYRPTEEDLKKMAEAKAQANATPKASMDEKAALDLLSNDFLTTGLSSATATTELTPPVPESQTLKPLPGPVVEKLAETLLPDDPAFKAKTSTAKSKRKSKSKKHHASEPPAESQLSGQPSSDVVPTSTRHGKKS; the protein is encoded by the exons ATGTTGGAAACATGCTGCGAGTCGACAGTCCCGCCAGCGGCCGACAGACAAACActcacatataaacacacaccgGTGCCGCTAGACAACATGGGGCAGATACTGAGCTGGATCCGAGGCCCCCGTGAGACCCCGACACTGCAGGATGTTGCCGTGGAACAGCAg TCGCAGCCCAAACAGGCCACACCCAGACCAGCAGCTCAAGTCTCTACTGGGACGGCTTCTCAGTTTGAG AAGGCATCATCAGGATCTACCATGGCTTCCAAACCTGGCGGGGTTACGACCCTAAAAGGTGGCATATCAGGAAGTACTTCCATCGGGACAGCAGGACAGGGAGTTCCTAACGTGAAACCCCAG ACGGCACCTGTCTCCACTGTAAAGTCTTCTTTTGCTGCCAGTGGAACAGCAGCGACTACAGCATCTGCAGCTAATGCTGCCATATCGACATCTAAAGGCTCGCCAAATAACACGGCCAAG GTGCAGGTGGAAGTTCCTCGCACAGTAGAAACAATCAGAGTTAAAGAG GGACCTGAAGTAGATCCATTTGACGCCTTGGCCAGTATACTTCCACCTGTTGATCCGGTTACACCTCGAGAACCTATCTTCACAGGGCCTGAGGTCAAAGAG CATGACGCCACATCTGAGGAAGCTCCCAAGTGTGGAGAAAGAGAGGACACACTACCTCCAGAATACAGATTTGAAAATATG GCCAAGCTCCCTACAGATGTCAAACCCAAAGATGTTCCT AAACCATTAAGCACAGAAGAGGCCCTGGATTCCCTTTCAGCAGGTTTCATGACATCAACGGTTCCAACTGCACCCAAATTGCAG GAGAAAGACCATGCCGCTGCCTCATCTGTTGCACCGTGTTGCATTGCACCACCACTCAAG cagaaaaCTGACACCCCTGCACCCAAGCCTTGTGTAGCAGTCTGCCCGCCAGCGgataaaaaagccaaaatggaAGTGGATAATTTTACGTTGTCAGCTGGTATATCCGCTACTCCATTCAAG AAAATTACTCCTGTGGCTCCTCCAACTGCTGTAAAAGAACTCCAAGTGGCTAAAGACTCGTTTTCTGATCTCTCTCTGAATGCAGCATTTGACACAAAGTCCAAAGCTGATGAG GGTGGTGTCATGTCTCCGGGTGCTCTcagtgcgcttggtgacatgttGGCAGCCCCAGAACCCACGCCAGAACCCATACTGAACCCTAAGGACATTGTCTCG GAGGATAAACACAAGGAGGAAGATGCTGTGCGTGTTGGGGAGCGGGATGACTCAATTGCACCAGACTACAGGTTTAACAAGGAGGAACTCAAGAAACTGCCTGCTCCGAAACCTCAG CCCACTTTGAATACGAGTGAGGCGTTGGACATTCTGTCAGAAGACATGCTGAGCTCCTCAGCTGCTCCTACTCAG AAAGCTGACGTATCTGCTTTTGTTCCAACTGTCTCAGTATGTTCCCCTCCACTCAATTCCTCTCTG GGGGGCTCCTTGCCTCTGGATGCACTCAGTGCTCTCAGTGATACTCTACCAGAAGATGAACCAAAACTTGAACTCCCCAAGCTAAGACCGGAAGATATCGTCTCG GAGAAAAAACACAAGGAAGAAGATGCTGTGCTTGTAGGGGAGCGAGACGACTCAATTGCACCAGAGTACAGGTTTAATGAGGAAGAACTTAAGAAATTACCTGCACCAAAACCCCAG cCCACCATGAATACCAATGAAGCTTTGGACCTTTTGTCAGGAGACTTCATGAATTTCTCAGATGCTCCAGCACAG CCCGCTGAGGTTTTACTGACTTCCACAAAATCAGCTGGTGTTCACGCGCCTCTTCCTCCTTCCACCATAAAGAAACCCCAG GTATCAGATTGCCCTCCATTGTTAGCACCACAAGGGAACGTCAAGACTGATGAG AGAGACTATATGTCTTTGGATGCTCTTGGAGCTCTCAGTGACACGTTGGCAGCACCAGAACCGTTACCAGAACCTCCCAAACTCAGACCCGAGGACATAGTTTCA gAGGACAAACATAAGGAGGAAGATGCAGTGCTtgtaggagagagagaggactcAATTCCACAAGAGTACAGGTTTAATTTGGATGAACTCAAGAACTTGCCTGCTCCTAAACCTGAT CCCAAGATAAATACCACTGAGGCTCTGGACATTCTATCTGGGGACTTTTTGACATCCTCTGCTGCGCCTGTGGTCTCCTCTTCTGCTGCTCCTGCACCA GCTTATGCTGACTTTTGCCTGGATGCCTTAGCGGCAGAATTTGTTCCATCCTCTGCTGCCCCTACAGTCAAATCAGCTGCTAGCACTTTCACAGAAACCTCCTCagaa CTTTCTTCAGGAGCCAGCAGTGCCCTGGATGCTCTATCAGAATCTTTGATCACGGAAATTACCCCCGCTCCTCAGCCAGCGCCCATTTCTGCCAAAGACCTTGTAAAG GAGAAGAAGGCGGTTGAAGAGAGGCTCATTAAAATGGGAGAACGCGATGACTCCCTGCCACCTGAGTACAGACCCACCGAAGAAGATCTTAAG aaaatggcAGAAGCCAAGGCTCAAGCAAACGCAACTCCAAAAGCG TCTATGGACGAAAAAGCGGCTTTGGACTTGCTGTCCAACGATTTCCTCACAACGGGTTTATCGTCTGCTACTGCCACTACAGAGTTGACGCCTCCTGTGCCTGAATCGCAGACCCTGAAG CCCTTGCCCGGTCCTGTTGTGGAGAAACTCGCTGAAACCCTCCTTCCAGATGACCCAGCATTCAAGGCAAAAACAAGCACAGCCAAG AGCAAGAGAAAGTCAAAGTCTAAA aAACACCACGCGTCAGAGCCTCCTGCCGAGAGCCAGCTCTCCGGCCAGCCAAGTTCGGACGTTGTACCAACATCTACACGGCATGGAAAGAAAAGCTAG